gttttggGTACATCCCAGTGTTACTGtacatgtttgttttgggtgtattaaaaacccagatgtattcctgcgcctgtctccaaatcCTTTATACCAGAGTGACATGAATTCTTTACATTTTTGTGCTGACCGATGGTAGCCAATGGCTAAAGCACAGGGATTAAAAGGCAAGTTTGAATTTAAACCCGTACGTGAAATAAGCTACAGCACAGTGCAGGATGGTGGAAGCAAAGATCCCTGTTGATTTGAACAAACCTGTCTAAGCCAAATCTCTTAACTCTTTAAGGGGGTCCTGAAGCTTGAGAAGGGTACATTACATTCCACCCCACGGCCCCTTTCCTATCCAGAAAGTAACACAAGAGAAAGACCAACCATTTTCTAACACTCCTTGGAAAAGAAGGGTGGAGGGGAAGCGAGAGAgtcaggaaagaaagaaagagggagagaaaggataaaaaagtgagaggggggagagagcaagcaagagaaagagaaattAAGAGAAAAAGAGCGCTGCACCTGCTGATGTGGGTGTAGAAGGGAAACCTGACATATAATGGCTTAATGACCATCTCAGGTAGTTACAGTAGACTAGCTAACACAGGCCTATTTAATGGCCTGGTGAAATCACACCAGCAGAGGGTGATGTGTGTGGGGAAGTCTCTCTCCGGCCCCCTGAGATACAACTGGCCAAATGTCCCCTCTAACCCAGGGCTGTTCAATCCCGGTCCTCGGGACTTGGGAGCCACACATGGTACATGCTTTTGTGCCAACGCAACCATTACCTGATTCAACTAAGCCTGGATCGCAGCCAAAGGGGGTCTTTAACTGGGACTGAGCGTTGGTTGAAACGTTGTCCATTTAATAACGTTTATTGGGAACACGTGACAGTGTGCACGTTCATTCTATTTGCTTATTTACTCAACCCACCTGATAACTTCCTCCACATAATATTACTCCTATAAATGTCTGGTCATTTTCATCCCTGGACAAAACTATGTTCTGTTGTGTTTATCCTCCCAAACCCAGTGAGTAGCCTACCCTTGGCTCACGTGTAGACTGCAGAATGAGTGTGAGGGAAGGTTCTtaggttgttgttgtggaggggACAGGGTACTCAGCCAGCCTGGCAGTAAGTTAGGTTGGAGTAAGGAGTAACGTGAGCAGTGATCAGAACGTGAGCAGCGATCAGATAGAACACTCTGTCTTGTTTTCCTTTGGTTGCTGAGGATTTATAGCTGCGAGAAGTGGCACAGGGTTACTACAGGGCTCCCATCAAcacgcactcactcacgcacacacgtgcacgcacgcacacacaggcaggcatgtacacatgcacgcacgcacacacacttaaatCTTGAGTGATTGATGTCAAAGTGTCAGGAGAGTGAAATAAAACCGCTTGAGGAGGGAGAGGCCTTGCGAGGAGAAGTGGGGTGATGGGATTGGGGGGGGTCGGGATGAATCTGAGAACGGTATCGGTATGTCCCCCACCACAGCTGGTCCGATGGAAATAGACAGAGATGTAACTGAGCccagggaagaagaggagcaatCGCTTTCCCCAGGATGGATGTTcaagcagtctctctctctctctctctccccccctttctctctgtatcaTTATCCTCTCGAGGGTGCAAATGTTTAAAACATTAAAAACCTCTACATGCAGTCCACAGTAATTACCCGATGACAATGGCAGGTAGATCTAAAGCCCATACTCATAGCAGCCAGTTAGTGGGCTGAGCGAGTGAGCCCGGGCTGCAGATCTCTGTGTCTGAGTGTGAGAGGAGTACAGTAAGCTGAATAGCTCAGCAGCAGAGCCCCAGATATACTCCCTGTGACTCCCCTGTGACCTTATCAGTGGTAGAAACGTTGTCCATAAACAGCATACAGAATCAGACCTGAGCAGACCTCACCCTGAAATGTGCACAAACCCAAGTCAAAACAGGATTTGTTGCCTTTGAGATACTTAAGATGCACTTCATTTAGCTCGATGCAGTGGGACCAACGGAGAAAAAGCCAGATAAAGAAAGCAAGCAAAAAGTCCAAACCCAGCAGGTcagcaggctctctctctctcctcttactctGGGAGTGAGAAGAGAACGCTGCCACTGGCTGATTGGCTTGGCAGCTGAGAGACCGTCCCCATGTCTGTCAGCTATGCCAAAATGACTCAGCTCTCACCACACCAAAATAGCACCAATCAATCCCAGCCAGGCAACAATGTGGTGGGGTGTTCTAAGGCCCTACAGAtccaggttcgatcccaggctgtgtcgcagccggctgtgaccgggagaccatgaggcggcgtacaattggcacAGCATCGTCTgggtaaggggagggtttggctggccggatgtccttgtcccatcgcgctatagcgactcctgtggcgagccgggctcatgcacgctgacacggtcgccagttgggcggtgtttcctccgacacattggtgcggctggcttccgggttaagcgagcattgtgtcaagaagcagcacagcttggcagggtcgtgggGTCGTGCTTGGCAGGGTCGTGGGGAGAAAATGGGctaaaatatgaaaaataaatgatGTGGTAATCATGGTCCAGGGATCTGGGAGAGATCCCTCAGGAGGCTAATGTGTTTTACTATCACTCTGTTTGATTCATCTGTTGTCACAGCAAATTTTCCCGCTGAGCAGGAAGTGCAAAATActgtgtattcaaggtttaaaaaggcttttgaAGTTCggaatttccactttaaaatgtcagacttgatttaccctaataaaaaatgtatcaacccctacaaacattttcaaataataactaacatttcctgttgctgctggATTCTTCTTCTGCtttgagaaactggtcaaatgaaGATAGTACACCTGTACGTGTGCTTTACTTTCCACTGATGTGTTTTAGTGTTTCCATAGTTAGCCGTTAGACTCAGCTCTAATGATGGAGTGCAGATCCCCCAGGAGGATACTTAGACAAGTTTTTACACTAAATAATTGTATAGACATTTTTTCCCCAATAATATAATTAatcaataaggcccgaggggtgtggtatatagacaatataccacagctaagggatgTTCTTCGGCATgatgcaacgcagagtgcctggacacagctctTAGATGTGGTATATTGacaatatatcacaaaccccccgaggtgccttattgctattatgaactggttaccaacatactTAGAATAGTTCAAATAAAGGTTTTGTtgtacccgtggtatacggtctgatataccacggctgtcagccaatcagcattcagggctcgaactacCCAATTTATAATCCCCTTTTGATAGATCAACAAGACATTTTACAAACCCAAACAATTCAGTCTTGTCAGGTTTCAACATGACATCATATCTGGCAAAGTGGATACAGTAAGCTCTATCAACCAGCACAACGCAAAACAGGACTACAATGACAAACACAAAATCCCAATCCCAAAAATATATCATTTTCCTCCTACTTACCACGATGGTTCTCCATGTAGAAGAAGGCTGCTCTGCTCCTTAGTCccattgtctttcctcccccacctccacaaCTACTGTGTATTGTCTTCATGGATATCAATAAGCTTCACCTGCACAGGAAACTACATAGAACGCCAACATCCACACACAGCTAAAACATAAAGTCAATCTGTACAGTCTCTACGTGTAGAAGCCCTACCACccatccctcttcccctctccctcatcccccccatccccctctcctccatcacaCAGGAAACCTGGCCTTCCTGCAAACAAGCATTGGAGCATGGAAGGGGACAAGGCCACGGCCGGGGGcaggtatggagggagaggatgttTTTGTCGTTTTTCAACTCCCCTGGCTGAGAGGCCTGCTGTCGTCTATCCTGAGGAAACCGGCTCACGTCATTGGTGCTCAGAGGAGCTCTATAACTCCAGCCATAGGCTTGCACGTGCTCAGTAGCAGGCCCACAGTGACACAGATCGCTGCAGAGAGGGCCCGGGGCAGATATCAACAATGACCCCCACATGTGAGCAATGAAGTAGATGTATTATTAGGGATAGTGGGGATACTGTCAATCATCATTCCCCAAAGTTTCATGTAAGGGTAAATGTGTCACGGTCAGTTCAAGCTCTTTATCGTTATGTTTCTCTCCAAAGCTAGTCGCTGTCGAACCAGCAGGAAACATTACACTGTACTGTTTCCAAGCCAACGGCCATTATCCAGTTACTGTACATAATAGGCTACAGTAGAGCATGGCCACCTGGGAATGTGTGAATACTCCAGCAGGTGGCTGTTCAGTAAAACAGCCTCGCAGGGAGGTGGCTCTTCAGCATTCATCAGTCGTTAACACTTCCTCAACCTCTATCAGGCACCAACAGCTGTGTCTGCCCCACTGCAAAGACATAACATGTACAGCAGTACTGACACTGGAGATTTGCAGAATCAAAACCTAATATTCTCATAAAACAAAGTCCCTGGTAAGTGATTTACCACTACCCGTGACGATAGTGAACCTACCCCCATCTCAGGGGAAGCCCAAACGTGACTGAGCCTCCGAATAACAGGATGTTTATAGCTAAGCCTGGGGGATCCTGTGCCAGAGAGACAGCTctgtaacacagggaggaagcaacCAGAAACTTAGAGaagggagagggcagagaggagggagatgagcaATGGGAgtggaggaagacaggaggagagggagagagaagagcaggcaAGCCAGGCGATATCTGGCCAACCAAATATAGCATGTCTTCTGTTTTCTTGTCCTCTTATCTGTTCCTGAAGCCTTTTCCCAGCATGTCCGAAAGGAAAATGACTAAATATCATGAATACAAAGACAGATCAACACTTCTGATCATGTATCACTGTCACTGGCTGTTTCAAACAAATCTCATATTCAGGCTTAAAGGGTTCAATCTGCACTTTTTCCACTATATAGGGGAAAGCTAGTAAGAATGGCTTTCTGTTCACCAGAAGGGCCACTTTCAGTTTGTCTCTTAATTAAGTGCGAAACAAAAGCTTTGTCATAGTGACGTCGTGACATCCACGCCCGTTGAACGTCAAGTGGGCCCAAAAGACAGCTGTGTTTGGCAGGGAAACGCTGGTGGTTTCTGACACCATGGCATCATAAGATCGCTCTTACCAGTAGCTTTCTACCTCACCATCAGTTAGGATAGAACCACAAGCTGCTACGTTTCATCACGATCTCGCTACAGTTTCAGTATGGCTCTCACAGACTTCCTTGCTGCGTCAGATATTACTTCAGCGATCAATGCTTGCAGAGGTATGAATGTATGTTTGCACTTTTGACCTCTACTGTAACTTAATGGTATGGGGAATGTTGCAGTAGGTGTGTTGGATTGCCCATAGGGACTCATAAATGCCGTTTCTTTTGCTCTATATGATTGTGGCTTCACAAATGTGTTTACGTAAAGAAACTGGAAATGCAAGTTATGAGCTATTCATTTCAGTCATCAACGGGTTGTTTGGTCCTTTGTCGTTATGTCCATTCTGCTTTTAGCAAACGACTCCTTCAGCCCCAAGAAGTTTTTTGCAATGGTGGGCTTGTCCAAGAAGTCTCCCCCTGAGATTGAGAAGATCTTCATGATCCTGGACCAGGACAAGAGTGGCTACATCGAACAGGACGAGCTACAGTTGAGTCTCAATATAACACACACGTCTTCTAGGGAACTTGATCCCATGATCAAAATAGCAGCAGATACTAGGCAGATACAAATATTTGGATTTTATTTTGTTTCTCAAAAAACGTTGCCTAATACAAGGACTTAAGATCCTTTAGAGTTAGATGGATACAACCAAACACAAAACTTCTACTGTACAGTGTACCGAATGTAATGCTactttttgtgttttgtgtttcgtttgtgtgtgtgtgcgtgtgtgcgtgtgtgtgtgcgcgtgcacgtgtgtgtgcgtgtgtgtgtgtgtgtgcgtgtgtgtgtgcgcgtgtgtgcgtgtgtgcgtgcgtgtgtgcgtgtgtgtgcgtgtgtgtgtgtgtgtgtgtgtgcgtgtgtgtgcgtgtgtgtgtgtgtgcgtgcacgtgtgtgcgtgtgtgtgcgtgtgtgtgtgtgttaggcttTTCCTCCAGAACTTCTCCAAGGGGGCTCGTCCCCTGACAGCGGCTGAGACCAGAGCCTTTCTCCTAGCTGGGGACAAGGACGGGGACGGAAAGATAGGCTGGGACGGTAGGGTTACCAGGCCATCAGGCAGGTTGttgtttattgtcatgagtcttgtcctggaggcagaactgagacattttgtcttagataggccagctgcaaagtcaaaattggctatattgtattagggttatcagtgtggttaaggttatggttaagtttagggtttggTTAAAAATCTGATTTTATAACTGTGCCAGCTATTGACCACTCTCCAGAACAAGAATCATGACAAAAAACACCTAACCTGCGGTAGCCAGGGTCGGCTGTTAGCATTTATGATTCTAATGGCAGTTTAAGGATCACTGGATGAGAAACCCAGTTTGGAAATGTAGTTAGACAGTAATTAAATCTGTATATTCTGCATATTGAACATTAAGAATGAACGCATTGAGAACAGTTTGTGTCTCTCTTTCAGAGTTCTCCAACCTTGTCATGTCTTCATAAAGAGAGGAAGATAAAGAAGATGTTTATTTTTGACAATCTTGTAGTTTGAAGACAAGCAGTACATGGTCTGTGTGAATCTGCTCAGTGCCTTCTTGGATTGGTCCAgcctctgtctgtcagtacaaGTAGTGCAATATGCTGTATGCTAGTTTTGACTAAGGAAAATATGATATTGTAAACCAATACAAATAAACAGTCTTTGGCTTAACACTTGCCTCGCCTGCAGCTGTCTTTCTCTGATGTAAAgtttataaatacagtatatatggctTTGACCATAAATATTGTAGCACCTGTTTCACATGACAGTATGTGATGTATCCTAGTCATGTCCTTGACAGGCTGCTCCTTGCATGAATATGAGCATGTGGCCCAGGGTAAAGAGTCAAGTCAACACAAGTCTATATTCCTCTCATGTGTATCCAACTGCAGT
This region of Oncorhynchus tshawytscha isolate Ot180627B linkage group LG25, Otsh_v2.0, whole genome shotgun sequence genomic DNA includes:
- the LOC112224454 gene encoding parvalbumin, thymic, whose translation is MALTDFLAASDITSAINACRANDSFSPKKFFAMVGLSKKSPPEIEKIFMILDQDKSGYIEQDELQLFLQNFSKGARPLTAAETRAFLLAGDKDGDGKIGWDEFSNLVMSS